In the genome of cyanobacterium endosymbiont of Braarudosphaera bigelowii, one region contains:
- the ntcA gene encoding global nitrogen regulator NtcA, translated as MELSVLQNKPLTAILRHINGEAYSSNIELFERGKTIFFPGDPADKIYFLLKGAVKLSLVYEAGDEITVALLRENSIFGVLSLIAGQKSDRFYHAVAFSSVELLSAPTNKVEEALKNNSDLSILMLKGLSSRILQTEMMIETLAHRDMGSRLVSFLLILCRDFGVPVSEGIHIDLKLSHQAIAEAIGSTRVTITRLLGDLRQQGIISIYKKKITVHNPVNLSQQFS; from the coding sequence ATTGAATTGTCTGTGCTACAAAATAAACCACTAACGGCTATTTTGCGCCATATTAATGGCGAGGCTTATTCTTCGAATATTGAATTATTTGAACGAGGAAAAACTATTTTTTTCCCTGGTGATCCAGCAGACAAAATATATTTTTTACTTAAAGGAGCTGTTAAATTATCTCTTGTGTATGAAGCAGGAGACGAGATTACTGTAGCTTTATTGCGAGAAAATAGTATTTTTGGAGTACTTTCTTTAATTGCAGGACAAAAATCAGATCGTTTCTATCATGCTGTTGCTTTCTCTTCTGTAGAGCTATTATCTGCTCCAACCAATAAAGTAGAAGAGGCTTTGAAAAACAACTCTGATTTGTCTATTTTAATGCTTAAAGGCTTATCTTCTAGAATTTTACAAACAGAAATGATGATTGAAACTCTTGCTCATCGTGACATGGGTTCTCGCCTAGTTAGTTTCTTATTAATTTTATGTCGAGATTTTGGGGTTCCTGTATCTGAAGGTATTCATATTGATTTAAAGTTATCTCATCAAGCTATTGCCGAAGCTATCGGCTCCACTCGTGTTACCATAACTCGTCTTCTAGGAGATTTACGTCAGCAGGGAATAATCTCCATCTATAAGAAAAAAATTACAGTCCATAATCCTGTTAATCTTAGTCAACAATTTTCTTAA
- the ligA gene encoding NAD-dependent DNA ligase LigA gives MNNSNIQKTIIKLRKQLQQANYAYHVLNESIMEDSVYDQLYRKLYTLEQENPNFSNSNSVTQRVGEKPALHFTSVKHNITLYSLENAFNLDELEAWKSRCQKYLGLQTNESIEYVAELKIDGSAISLTYKNGLLVRGLTRGDGVTGEDITQNIRTIFSIPLRLNLDNPPDILNINGEVFLPFDEFTRINEQKKKEGKILFANPRNAAAGTLRQLDSKIVSKRRLQFFAYSLYADNLNIENQWNSLKFLQKCGFLVNPYYRLCKSLETVTNYFNEWKSAKKHLPYMTDGIVVKINSYSLQHKLGFTQRFPRWAIALKYPAEEVSTIIIDIIFNTGRTGAVTPMAVMKPVLLGGTVVRKATLHNIERISQLGICIGDTVVVRKAGEIIPEVVRVLKTLRPFKIKTFQIPERCTRCNHILTSLSNEVVIRCINNSCPAILKGTLVHWASRDALDICGLGEKIIDLLISTNLVNSISDLYYLDFQKVSSLERMGKKSAENLIKSIERSKDKSWTQILYGLGIHHIGYTTAMLLTENFSSVKHLSKASHDSLMTIKGIGKEAAQSIVDWFLIEENGKLINKLNNIGFVLEDKKSGLDESKLSKHQFLNMTFVITGSLNTLKRNEAKDLIKELGGKVVNSVTKKTNYIIVGNNPGSKLSEGAKLNIIQLNEAEFLKILKDTNIKNDKIHKNQEYIK, from the coding sequence ATGAATAATTCAAATATTCAAAAAACAATTATAAAACTTCGCAAACAACTGCAACAGGCTAATTACGCTTATCACGTTCTAAATGAATCCATAATGGAGGACTCTGTATATGATCAACTATATCGAAAATTATATACTTTGGAACAAGAAAATCCAAATTTTAGCAACTCTAACAGTGTTACACAAAGAGTAGGAGAAAAACCTGCTCTCCATTTTACCTCCGTCAAACATAATATTACTTTATATAGTCTAGAAAATGCTTTCAACTTAGATGAATTAGAGGCTTGGAAAAGTCGTTGTCAAAAATACTTAGGATTGCAAACAAACGAATCAATAGAATATGTTGCAGAACTAAAAATTGATGGTTCAGCCATATCATTGACATATAAGAATGGTTTACTAGTACGTGGTCTAACACGAGGAGATGGCGTAACAGGAGAAGATATTACTCAAAATATTCGTACTATTTTTTCTATTCCATTACGTCTCAATTTAGATAATCCACCTGATATTTTAAATATAAATGGAGAAGTCTTCCTACCTTTCGATGAATTTACAAGAATTAATGAACAAAAGAAAAAAGAAGGAAAGATCTTATTTGCTAACCCTAGAAATGCAGCAGCAGGAACTCTAAGACAATTAGATTCGAAAATTGTAAGTAAGAGGAGGCTGCAATTTTTTGCATATTCTTTGTATGCTGATAATTTAAATATTGAAAATCAATGGAATTCTTTGAAGTTTCTACAAAAATGTGGATTTCTAGTTAATCCCTATTATCGATTGTGTAAGTCCCTCGAAACAGTAACTAATTATTTTAATGAATGGAAAAGTGCAAAAAAGCATTTACCTTACATGACAGACGGAATTGTAGTAAAAATCAATTCTTACTCTTTACAGCACAAATTAGGCTTTACACAAAGGTTTCCTCGGTGGGCAATTGCATTAAAGTATCCTGCAGAAGAAGTATCCACAATAATTATAGATATCATTTTTAATACAGGAAGAACAGGAGCTGTTACTCCAATGGCAGTAATGAAACCAGTTCTTCTGGGTGGAACAGTAGTTCGTAAAGCTACGTTGCATAATATTGAACGTATCTCCCAATTAGGAATTTGTATAGGAGACACAGTCGTCGTACGTAAAGCTGGTGAGATAATACCAGAAGTAGTTCGGGTATTAAAAACATTACGTCCTTTTAAGATCAAAACTTTTCAAATTCCTGAACGATGTACTAGATGCAATCATATACTTACTAGCCTTTCAAATGAAGTAGTAATTCGTTGCATTAATAATAGTTGTCCAGCAATTTTGAAAGGAACTCTAGTTCATTGGGCTTCAAGAGACGCTTTAGACATATGTGGATTAGGTGAAAAGATTATAGATCTTTTGATTAGTACTAACTTGGTGAATTCTATTTCAGATTTATATTATTTAGACTTCCAAAAAGTTTCTAGTTTAGAACGGATGGGGAAAAAATCTGCAGAAAATCTAATCAAGTCTATTGAGAGGAGTAAAGACAAGTCTTGGACACAAATTTTATATGGACTGGGCATTCACCATATAGGATATACAACAGCTATGTTATTAACAGAAAATTTTTCTAGTGTTAAACATTTATCTAAGGCTTCTCATGATTCTTTGATGACAATTAAAGGGATAGGTAAAGAAGCTGCTCAATCAATTGTAGATTGGTTTTTAATTGAAGAAAACGGGAAATTAATAAATAAGTTAAACAATATTGGTTTTGTTTTAGAAGATAAAAAGTCAGGGCTTGATGAATCTAAATTAAGTAAACATCAGTTTTTAAATATGACTTTTGTTATTACCGGAAGTCTAAATACTTTAAAGAGAAATGAAGCTAAAGATTTAATTAAAGAATTAGGAGGTAAAGTAGTTAATTCAGTCACTAAAAAGACGAATTATATTATAGTAGGTAATAATCCTGGATCTAAATTATCAGAGGGAGCAAAATTGAATATTATTCAGTTAAATGAAGCAGAATTTTTAAAGATATTGAAGGATACTAACATTAAAAATGATAAGATTCATAAAAATCAGGAATACATTAAATAG
- a CDS encoding pre-16S rRNA-processing nuclease YqgF codes for MTKKEPLPILGFDPGRDKCGVAIVNEDGELYYHAVIKSYDVIQQLNFLQKKFFFRLLVIGDQTTSEDWKNYLEKELLFSVPIVKIDERNSTLEARNRYWKMYPPNFIRRLIPESLRIPNRSIDDIVAILLVERFLQTSKK; via the coding sequence ATGACTAAAAAAGAACCATTACCTATTCTAGGATTTGACCCTGGAAGAGATAAGTGCGGTGTTGCCATCGTTAATGAAGATGGTGAACTTTATTATCATGCAGTTATTAAATCATATGATGTTATTCAACAATTGAATTTTTTACAAAAGAAATTTTTTTTTAGATTATTAGTCATAGGAGATCAGACAACTTCGGAAGATTGGAAAAACTATTTAGAAAAAGAATTATTATTTTCAGTGCCTATAGTTAAGATAGATGAGAGAAATAGTACTTTAGAAGCGCGAAATCGATATTGGAAGATGTATCCTCCAAATTTTATCAGACGTCTTATTCCTGAAAGTTTAAGGATCCCAAATCGTTCAATTGATGATATTGTTGCCATTCTCTTGGTAGAAAGATTTCTCCAAACTAGTAAAAAATAA
- a CDS encoding BlaI/MecI/CopY family transcriptional regulator, whose amino-acid sequence MSSLPQYRPQKLSLGSLETEILEILWDLEKATVKQIHDHILSDLERELAYASVTTVLNRLTKKGWLKCCKQNKAFSWEPLVSREQTNTLRACEQLQQFLAISNPNMVASFADNLDTTSLERLELIAANLQEIRRQREIK is encoded by the coding sequence ATGTCTTCTTTACCTCAATATCGTCCTCAAAAACTTTCACTAGGATCTCTTGAAACTGAAATTTTGGAAATTCTTTGGGATCTTGAAAAGGCTACAGTTAAACAAATTCATGATCATATTTTGTCTGATTTAGAAAGAGAATTAGCTTATGCTTCTGTTACAACAGTTCTCAATCGTCTTACCAAAAAAGGTTGGTTAAAATGTTGTAAACAAAATAAAGCATTTTCTTGGGAACCTCTTGTATCTCGTGAACAGACAAATACGTTACGAGCTTGTGAGCAATTGCAACAATTTCTTGCTATTAGTAATCCTAATATGGTCGCTTCATTCGCAGATAATTTGGATACTACTAGCTTAGAACGCCTAGAGTTAATTGCTGCTAATTTACAAGAGATTCGTCGTCAACGGGAGATAAAATAG
- a CDS encoding DUF3084 domain-containing protein, with protein sequence MTSSYILVLSILILGGLIAALGDRLGSKVGKARLTIGNLRPKQTAVVVTVLTGTFIAASTFGILLISSKSLREGLFQLDKIQKQLRIAEADLERLGIDKKNTEKELRKVKSEQYAVEKKLEMTINNFNTAKHQLKSAFDQALKLRIDIQTLLNERRELRQNKVDLDRQIKKLKQEIINRDQELEKGKKQIIEQTKILNERQSRLQSLEKRQSILQEEIDRRDAEIIKLDQDINGKDIALKNKESQLQQLERKSTYLQRQMAILEQYYQTYQELRERKIAIVRGQVLSIGAVRLVVSKASTQVVDELLRQANRTVIELIGKNTIQPDYRVVKITQSQVQQLIQELQDNQEYVVRIIAAGNYVQGEKEVRVFADVALNQKIFSKEETISVISIDSLKLTEEIIQQKLDLLLSATQFHARRSGVLGGIQVADGRLKTLVDFIESIRQSQVGLDKLKAIAMQDTKTIGPLKLKLLGIRGREVILETNNND encoded by the coding sequence ATGACTAGTTCTTATATCCTAGTACTATCGATTCTCATTTTAGGAGGCTTAATTGCAGCATTAGGTGATCGGTTAGGAAGTAAAGTTGGTAAAGCTCGACTCACTATCGGTAATCTTCGCCCAAAACAAACAGCTGTTGTTGTTACTGTTTTAACAGGAACTTTCATAGCAGCTTCAACATTTGGTATTTTATTAATTTCTAGTAAATCCTTAAGAGAAGGTCTTTTTCAACTTGATAAGATTCAAAAACAATTACGTATTGCTGAGGCTGATTTAGAAAGACTGGGTATAGATAAAAAAAATACTGAGAAAGAGTTGAGAAAAGTAAAAAGTGAACAATATGCTGTCGAAAAAAAGTTAGAAATGACTATTAATAACTTTAATACGGCTAAACACCAACTTAAATCAGCTTTTGACCAAGCTTTGAAGTTAAGAATTGATATACAAACTCTTTTAAATGAAAGAAGAGAACTTCGCCAGAATAAAGTAGATCTTGACAGACAAATTAAAAAACTGAAGCAAGAAATTATTAATCGAGATCAGGAACTAGAAAAAGGGAAAAAACAAATTATAGAACAAACTAAAATCTTAAATGAACGACAAAGTAGGTTACAAAGTCTAGAAAAACGCCAGAGTATTTTACAAGAAGAAATTGATAGGAGAGATGCTGAAATTATCAAACTTGATCAAGATATTAATGGCAAAGATATTGCTTTAAAAAACAAGGAATCACAACTTCAACAATTAGAGAGGAAATCTACATATCTTCAACGACAGATGGCTATCTTAGAGCAGTATTATCAAACTTATCAAGAGTTGCGAGAAAGGAAAATTGCTATTGTTAGAGGTCAAGTATTATCTATTGGTGCAGTACGTCTTGTAGTTTCTAAGGCTAGTACTCAAGTAGTTGATGAATTATTAAGACAAGCTAATAGGACTGTCATAGAGTTAATAGGTAAAAATACTATACAACCAGATTACAGAGTAGTAAAAATTACCCAGAGTCAAGTCCAACAATTAATTCAAGAGTTGCAAGATAATCAAGAATATGTGGTCAGAATTATTGCTGCAGGTAATTATGTACAAGGAGAAAAGGAAGTTAGAGTTTTTGCAGATGTTGCTCTTAATCAAAAAATTTTTAGTAAAGAAGAAACAATTTCTGTAATTTCAATTGATTCTTTAAAATTAACAGAAGAAATAATACAACAAAAACTAGACTTATTACTATCAGCAACTCAATTTCATGCCCGTCGTTCAGGAGTTTTAGGTGGCATACAAGTAGCGGATGGAAGATTGAAAACTTTAGTAGACTTTATTGAAAGTATTCGACAATCACAAGTGGGATTAGATAAACTTAAAGCAATTGCTATGCAAGATACTAAAACAATTGGTCCCTTGAAGTTAAAGCTTTTAGGGATAAGAGGAAGAGAAGTAATCTTAGAAACAAATAATAATGACTAA
- the fabI gene encoding enoyl-ACP reductase FabI — MLDLSGKNALITGIANNRSIAWGIAQQLHKAGANIGVTYLPDEKGRFEKKVRDVVKPISPSIILPCDVQNELQIQETFDYLSNSWGKLDILIHCLAFADKEGLGGDYSDMSRKVFNQSLEISTFSLGNMVKYAKPIMSEGGSVLTLTYIGGVKVIPNYNLMGIAKAGLEMSVRYLANELGSQNIRINAISAGPIRTLASSAVGGILDMINHVEKIAPLKRTVTQLEIGNTAAFLCSNLASGITGQIIYVDAGYTIMGM; from the coding sequence ATGTTAGATCTATCCGGAAAAAACGCTCTTATTACAGGAATTGCTAATAACCGCTCTATTGCTTGGGGAATTGCGCAACAACTTCATAAAGCTGGAGCTAATATTGGTGTCACATATTTGCCTGACGAAAAAGGACGCTTTGAAAAAAAAGTTCGTGATGTAGTTAAACCTATCTCTCCTTCCATCATACTACCTTGTGATGTTCAAAATGAGTTACAAATACAAGAAACCTTTGATTATCTTTCAAATAGTTGGGGAAAACTAGATATATTAATCCATTGTCTAGCGTTTGCAGATAAAGAAGGACTAGGAGGAGACTATAGCGACATGTCTCGTAAAGTTTTTAACCAATCTCTCGAAATTAGTACTTTTTCGTTAGGTAATATGGTCAAGTATGCTAAGCCGATAATGAGCGAAGGAGGTAGTGTGTTGACTTTAACTTATATAGGAGGAGTTAAAGTAATACCTAACTATAATTTGATGGGGATTGCTAAAGCTGGCCTAGAAATGAGTGTTCGTTATTTAGCAAATGAATTAGGTTCGCAAAATATTCGAATTAATGCCATCTCAGCTGGTCCTATAAGAACGCTAGCTTCTTCAGCAGTGGGAGGCATTTTAGATATGATTAATCATGTAGAAAAAATTGCTCCTTTGAAAAGAACAGTAACTCAACTAGAGATAGGTAATACTGCCGCTTTTCTATGTAGTAATTTAGCTAGTGGTATTACAGGACAAATAATTTATGTAGATGCTGGATATACAATTATGGGAATGTAA
- a CDS encoding HpsJ family protein: MNYSVFTSLTLKTIGIVFILTSLLHYTILFVPLSLDIQWQNTLIDSIVDRGILPLAGIGFIVTSYFIEDLIDKPATKKSIFNLELLIYILASILGLIFLLIIPVHLNNQNTTKVEALEKIEEGAVQGAEQINQFLIQVDTLSKNPDRLNDQIVSLNSILEIRQLEGKPLEAQQLETLRQQYQQLKGLRELAKNPEEYKERTSELKKQLETQLEQNRKKAESQAVNQSIKKGFNVGFKSLMLAIAYSMIGWIGLKSTINNFKKS; the protein is encoded by the coding sequence ATGAATTATTCAGTATTTACATCTCTTACGCTAAAAACTATTGGTATAGTTTTTATTCTTACCTCTTTATTACACTATACTATCTTATTTGTTCCCCTCAGTTTAGATATACAATGGCAAAACACTTTAATAGATTCAATAGTTGATAGGGGAATTTTACCCCTGGCAGGTATAGGATTTATAGTAACCAGTTATTTCATTGAAGATTTAATCGACAAACCAGCTACTAAAAAGTCAATATTTAATTTAGAATTGCTAATTTATATATTAGCTAGTATTTTAGGACTCATATTTTTATTAATAATTCCTGTACATCTAAATAACCAGAACACTACTAAAGTAGAAGCTCTAGAAAAAATTGAAGAAGGAGCTGTTCAAGGAGCCGAACAAATTAACCAATTTTTAATTCAAGTTGACACTTTATCAAAAAATCCTGATAGGCTTAACGATCAGATCGTGAGCCTTAATAGTATTTTAGAAATTAGACAACTTGAAGGAAAACCTTTAGAAGCTCAACAATTAGAAACTCTTCGACAACAATATCAGCAGCTAAAAGGTTTAAGAGAATTAGCAAAAAATCCTGAAGAATATAAAGAACGAACTAGTGAATTGAAAAAACAATTAGAAACTCAATTAGAACAGAATAGAAAAAAAGCTGAAAGCCAAGCTGTTAATCAGTCCATTAAAAAAGGTTTTAATGTCGGATTTAAAAGCTTAATGCTAGCTATTGCTTACAGTATGATTGGTTGGATAGGATTAAAATCTACTATAAATAATTTTAAAAAATCATAA
- the alaS gene encoding alanine--tRNA ligase codes for MITPPPFLTGNQIRHKFLQFYKGKKHQILPSASLIPTDPTVLLTIAGMLPFKPIFLGQELSRFSRVTTSQKCIRTNDIDNVGYTARHHTFFEMLGNFSFGDYFKEQAIKWAWELSTEIFLLPSQNIIVSVFENDDEAFDIWENVIGISKQRIIRMGEKDNFWKAGETGPCGPCSELYYDFYPELGEQNLDLENDSRFIEFYNLVFMEYNRNDNGDLLPLEQKNIDTGMGLERMAQILQKVPNNYETDLIFPIIKSISNIITTDYAEAEEKVKRSLKIIGDHTRAVVHMISDGVVASNTDRGYVLRRLIRRIIRHGRLIGIEGKFINEIAQTAIQTSGEFYPEIKEKAIFINKELEREEDIFLKTLERGEKLLSEIILKLEKSSQISGLDAFTLYDTYGFPLELTQEIAEESQLKVNVNEFYKQMKIQQCRSKAAHETVNLSVQYGVNKLINNIAATKFLGYSDLSSFSVIKKVLVNQKVVPKAEKGDDIKIVLDQSPFYAESGGQVSDHGHLVGQNSFIRINDVQKESGIFIHSGKVEEGCIFADEVVNAVVNNDYRHQVKLNHTSTHLLQAALKKILGDSITQAGSLVTFDRLRFDFQHSCQITPEQIEKVENTINSWISEKHIVKVENMPLKVAKEKGAIAMFGEKYGAEVRVINIPEVSMELCGGTHVENIAEIGLFKIISQSGISSGVKRIEAITGPTVLNHLKERENIVKNLCDHLKTKPEEIQNRITSLQIELKDTQKQLEIIQQELAVIKSDKLLDMAELLDNNLKIIVSNVGNMDTKALQKSAERLQHKIGEGAVVLGSTLPGNKVSLVAAFSKKIYKDKNILAGQFIGEIAQICEGGGGGRPNLAQAGGKNPGKLEEALLTAKNKLIQLLK; via the coding sequence ATGATAACACCTCCACCTTTTCTTACTGGAAATCAAATACGCCATAAATTTCTTCAATTTTATAAAGGGAAAAAGCATCAAATTCTTCCAAGTGCATCATTAATACCAACAGATCCAACTGTTCTGTTGACAATAGCTGGTATGTTACCGTTTAAACCTATCTTTCTTGGACAAGAATTATCTCGCTTTTCTCGAGTTACTACATCTCAAAAATGTATTCGAACCAATGACATTGATAATGTAGGTTATACAGCTAGGCATCACACTTTTTTTGAGATGCTAGGTAATTTTAGTTTTGGAGATTATTTTAAAGAGCAGGCCATAAAATGGGCTTGGGAGTTATCTACTGAAATTTTTCTTTTACCTTCACAGAATATTATTGTTAGTGTTTTTGAAAATGATGATGAAGCTTTTGATATTTGGGAAAATGTAATTGGTATTTCTAAACAGAGAATCATAAGAATGGGAGAAAAAGATAATTTTTGGAAAGCAGGAGAAACTGGGCCATGTGGCCCTTGCTCAGAATTGTATTATGACTTTTATCCTGAATTAGGAGAGCAAAATCTCGACTTAGAAAATGATTCTCGTTTTATTGAATTCTATAATCTCGTATTTATGGAATATAATCGTAATGATAATGGTGATTTGTTACCCTTAGAACAAAAAAATATTGATACGGGAATGGGCCTAGAACGTATGGCTCAAATATTACAAAAAGTACCTAATAATTATGAAACAGACCTAATTTTTCCAATAATTAAATCCATATCAAACATAATTACAACTGACTATGCAGAAGCAGAAGAAAAAGTAAAAAGATCTTTGAAAATTATTGGGGATCATACTAGAGCAGTTGTTCATATGATATCTGACGGTGTTGTTGCCTCTAATACAGATAGAGGTTACGTATTACGTCGTTTAATTCGTAGAATTATTAGACATGGACGTTTGATCGGGATCGAGGGAAAATTTATTAATGAAATTGCACAGACTGCAATTCAAACTTCTGGAGAGTTTTACCCAGAAATTAAAGAAAAAGCAATTTTTATTAATAAGGAACTAGAAAGAGAAGAAGATATTTTTCTCAAAACTCTAGAGAGAGGAGAGAAATTATTATCTGAAATAATACTCAAGCTTGAGAAGTCTAGTCAAATTTCTGGTTTAGATGCCTTTACTTTATATGACACCTATGGATTTCCTTTAGAATTAACTCAAGAAATTGCAGAAGAGAGTCAATTAAAAGTTAATGTTAACGAATTCTATAAACAAATGAAAATACAGCAATGTAGATCAAAAGCAGCGCATGAAACTGTAAATTTATCTGTGCAATATGGGGTCAATAAATTAATAAATAATATAGCTGCTACAAAATTTCTTGGTTATTCTGATTTAAGTTCATTTTCTGTGATTAAAAAAGTTCTAGTTAATCAAAAAGTTGTTCCAAAAGCAGAAAAGGGAGATGATATAAAAATAGTGCTGGATCAATCTCCATTTTATGCAGAATCAGGTGGTCAAGTGAGTGATCATGGTCATTTAGTTGGGCAAAATTCATTTATTAGGATTAACGATGTTCAAAAAGAATCTGGAATTTTTATACATTCTGGAAAAGTAGAAGAAGGATGTATATTTGCTGATGAAGTTGTAAATGCAGTTGTTAATAATGACTATCGTCATCAAGTTAAACTAAATCATACATCAACTCACTTATTACAAGCTGCGCTAAAAAAAATTCTAGGTGACTCTATTACACAAGCAGGATCATTAGTTACTTTTGATAGATTAAGATTTGATTTCCAACATTCTTGTCAAATAACTCCAGAGCAAATAGAAAAAGTAGAGAATACTATCAATTCTTGGATTTCTGAAAAGCATATTGTAAAAGTAGAAAATATGCCTTTAAAAGTTGCAAAAGAAAAAGGTGCCATAGCTATGTTTGGAGAAAAATATGGGGCAGAAGTTCGTGTTATTAATATTCCTGAAGTTTCAATGGAATTATGTGGAGGAACACATGTAGAAAATATAGCTGAAATTGGATTATTTAAAATAATTTCACAAAGTGGTATTTCCTCCGGTGTTAAACGTATAGAAGCTATTACAGGACCAACTGTTCTGAACCACTTAAAAGAAAGAGAAAATATAGTTAAGAATTTATGTGACCACCTTAAAACAAAACCTGAAGAAATTCAAAATCGTATCACATCATTACAAATTGAACTGAAAGATACTCAGAAACAATTGGAAATAATACAACAGGAGTTAGCTGTAATTAAATCTGATAAATTATTAGATATGGCAGAATTGTTAGACAATAATTTAAAAATAATTGTCTCGAATGTAGGAAATATGGATACAAAGGCATTACAAAAATCTGCTGAAAGGTTACAGCATAAAATTGGAGAAGGTGCGGTAGTGTTAGGATCTACACTTCCTGGAAATAAGGTCAGTCTTGTAGCAGCTTTTAGTAAAAAAATTTATAAAGATAAGAATATATTAGCGGGTCAATTTATTGGAGAAATCGCCCAAATATGTGAAGGGGGAGGAGGAGGTCGTCCTAATTTAGCTCAAGCAGGAGGCAAAAATCCAGGTAAGTTAGAAGAAGCATTGCTAACTGCAAAAAATAAGCTTATTCAACTACTTAAATAA
- a CDS encoding M56 family metallopeptidase — protein sequence MHILMILLVLTLAFGIRLLYPSNFMGMSRWQISLITFIVPPLLVVVTAISIISMGYDGKMLGLPASRFSYSTSIIFLGIALIKFIKITFQGWNSVRVIRNYPKQIINNHLVRVVEIDVPYSAQIGFWNPELIVSSGLLKSLDLNHLKAVIAHEEAHKNYHDTFYFFWLGWLKNISFWLPNTNMIWEELLLLREIRADQKATQNIDPLLLAESLLIVARKMNLIAEDISTSFVEAYFHEMNTDSRLEKRIKALFNISEDLGNDSSHLNYVLLALLPLLSIPFHN from the coding sequence ATGCATATATTAATGATTTTACTGGTCTTAACTCTTGCTTTTGGAATCAGATTACTTTACCCTTCTAACTTTATGGGAATGAGCCGCTGGCAAATTTCTCTTATAACTTTTATAGTGCCTCCTTTGTTAGTTGTAGTAACAGCTATCTCAATTATTTCGATGGGATATGATGGTAAGATGTTAGGCTTGCCAGCAAGCCGCTTTAGTTATTCAACATCGATAATTTTTTTAGGTATCGCTCTAATAAAATTTATTAAAATCACTTTTCAAGGTTGGAATTCAGTTAGAGTGATTAGAAATTATCCTAAACAGATTATTAATAATCACTTAGTAAGGGTTGTTGAGATAGACGTACCTTACAGTGCACAAATTGGATTTTGGAATCCTGAATTAATTGTTAGTAGTGGTTTATTAAAATCTTTAGATTTAAATCATTTAAAAGCTGTTATTGCTCATGAAGAAGCACATAAAAATTATCATGATACTTTCTATTTTTTCTGGCTGGGTTGGTTGAAAAATATTAGTTTCTGGTTACCAAATACAAATATGATTTGGGAAGAACTGTTACTACTTAGAGAAATTCGTGCAGATCAAAAAGCCACTCAAAATATTGATCCTTTACTTCTCGCTGAATCTCTACTTATTGTAGCTAGAAAGATGAATTTAATAGCTGAAGACATTTCTACTAGCTTTGTAGAAGCATATTTTCATGAGATGAATACTGATAGTAGACTTGAAAAACGAATTAAAGCATTATTTAATATATCAGAAGATTTAGGAAACGATAGTTCTCATTTGAATTATGTTTTATTAGCCTTACTACCCTTGCTTTCTATCCCTTTTCACAATTAA